Below is a genomic region from Alkalibaculum bacchi.
TTTAGCAAGTTGATGAGCCGCCTTCTAGACTTTGGGTCAAGAGCGCTAGAGGGTTCATCCATAAGTAAGATATCTGGTTCCATAGATAAAACAGCGGCAATAGAAACACAGCGTTTTTCGCCCCCTGACAACTTATAGGGAGGTCTGTCTTTTAAATGGGATACCCCTACGGTTTCGAGAGCTAGAAGAACCCTTCTTTCCACTTCAGATTCAGGTAATTTATAATTTCTAGGACCAAAAGCCACGTCATCGTATACCGTCGCATTAAATAATTGGTCGTCTGCATTTTGAAAGGTAAATCCTACCTTCTGTCGAATTAATGAAAGGGTCTCCTTTGTAACGGGCACATCACCAATTACAATGTTCCCACTATCTGGGAATAGTATTCCCACTAAAGATAAGAGCAGTGTTGATTTGCCAGCTCCGTTAGCGCCTACGATAGCTACTGATTCACCATGATGAATTTCAAAACTTATTCCGTTTAATGCTTTTTTACCATCAGGATAGGTATAGTACACATCCTCTAGTATGATTTTATGATGACTCATATATTACACTCCTGTCATAATTGAACCTAATAACATGGGAATATTATAGAATCTTACTAGTAGAAAGAAGAGAATCCATAAAACCCCATAGGTAATATCTTTAAAAAGTAGTTTGTTATTGTTTAATCTATAAAAATCACCATTGAACCCTCTTAAAACCATCCCATTATATATTCTCTGAGCTCTGTCATAAGAACGAATCAGTAGCTGACCTAGCAAAGGTCCCCAAGACTGATAATGAATTCCTTTTTGAGCAGGTGCCCTAAGTGAATACGCAGTCCATATATTAGTGATCTCTTCTAATAGCACGGATATATAGCGATAAGTAAGTAGAAACTGCATGACAATTATTTTAGAAATCTTTATTTGACTCATTGCCTGAATGATCTTCTCTATTCCTGTCGTGGAAATCAACAACAAGGCAGAAACTACCGTTAAAAGGGACTTTATAATAAGCGTAATATAAGAAAGCCATCCCCCAATTAGGCTGAAATTTCCAAAGAGTGTCACCAAATTTCGATCCATAATGGGGTTAAAGATTCCAAGCCCTAAGACTAAAGGCAGAACAATTAGCGTCCTCTTTGCTATTGGCAAAAAGGGAATATCACCGAGATTGAATATAATAATCGGGTAAATTATTAGTGGTAACAGCCCCATAATGTCGTACTTTCCATAGGAAACCGCTAACACGATATAGGAAAGGCTCACAATTAACTTTATGAGGGGGTGAATATTATGAACTAAAGTATCTTTCTGAGATAACTCATCTAAATATCTTAATTCATACGTAGAATTTCCTATATTTGCCATTTTATCAATCCTAAAATTTTAATTTTGATTTACTTTTTTTTGATTGCGCTTTCAGTATCTATATGATATGAGTCCAATAGAGGTAGCAAATGCAAGTGTCAACAAAATTCCAACAATACCAGAAAGGGAAGTGCCTCCATTGATAGGAGAGTTTGATTCAATTTTTGCTTCTGAATCAATTTTGAAGGAATAGTCAGGTAAAAAGGCGGTTTTTTCTTGCAGATTACTTAGGGTATCATAAATCCCTCCAGAGGTCTCTAATTCGGGAGTTCCCATTACATTTTCAATAGACCATTCTAATCCATCAGGATTAGAAGAAGCATACCAGGATAATATACCACCAATAAATACTGTTGCGCATAGTAAAATAACCATTACCTTTTTGTAAGAAACACCATTAGAAATTTTTACGCTTGATGATTGTAAAATCTCAGGACGAGCGTTCCATACGAAAGTAACTACAGCTGCAGTCAATAAACCTTCCACAATGCCAATCGCTAAATGGATGGGTTGCATCATAAGGACAAATATGTTGAAAGGCAATTCTGTTTTTCCTGAAAAAAGCGTCTCCAAAACTACGCTGAAAGCTCCAAACTGCAATCCAATAATTGCAGAAAGAAAAGAGCCTACAAATATCCTGGTTTTTGTCATCTCTTTTTTTACGATATTTTTATATATGAGGGGATAAGCTAAATAGCAAGTATAAAATCCTAGATTAAAAATATTAGCTCCTAGTGCAAGTAGTCCTCCGTCAGCGAAGAATAGGGCTTGTATGGCAAGAATCGAAGCCATAGTGATAAATCCTGCATGAGGTCCTAATAAAATAGCTAAGAGAATTCCTCCACCGATGTGCCCGCTTGAACCCGTACCTGGTATAGTGAAGTTAATCATTTGAGCAGCGAAGACAAAGGCCCCCATGATTCCCATAAGAGGAATCTTTTTTTCGTCTAAATCTTGTTGAACCTTTTTAACGGAATAGGAAGCGACACCAGTCGAAGTAGCCCACATAGCACCTCCAACGATTGGTGTAATTAAAGCGTCTGCCATATGCATGTAAATCATCTCCTTAAAGTTTGATATTATATGCGCACAAAAAACTCATGAATGGGCGCATCGGATAAACAGTCCCTTCATGAGTCTGAAATAATGTTATTATAAATAATACAACGAATACAAATTAACCTTCATGGTTATATCCTTATAAACATAATATCATTGTGGTTAATTTTTAGTCAATCATTTTTTGAATTGGATTGAGTCAAGAAAGTATAAGGAGAATTTTCTATGTTTAAAATCAAAGCTAATTTCATCGAAAAACAATGAAAAACCAATAATGGAACCGATGTCTCGCACAACGTACAAATAGCTGTAGACAGCGAATATCATTTAGTTGTTGCTGTAGATGTTGTAAGTAGTCCAGCTGATCAAGGTCAACTCTATAATATAGCATCACAAGCAAAAGAGGAACTAGAAGTAGATGATATTATAGCATTTTTAAGGGAACTCTATGAGGAGTTCCCTTAGTCCGTTTATTAAGAATGATGTGACAATAAGTAATTATTTCTTACCTTTTAGTTCTATAAGCATAGGTGCTATATTTAGTAAGATAGAAATAATTGTAAAAAACCATAATACCCTTTCCATACTAGGTACTACATCCCCTAAAGCTGACCAATCTTCCACTTTTACCCACCGAGATACAAGACTATATTCTGAACAAAGTGTTAATGCTGTAAATGATAATCCTAACGCCATAGCAATCTTATAATCCTTTCCTGCTTTATACAAATAAAGGTTTATAAAAGTCACTACTATTGCAATAATGACAAATATCATAAATAACATTACTAACCTCCGTATATTTTTATCGTGTAATAATACAATGATTCATTTATTATATTATACAGTACAAAACCATACTATTTCAAATATTTAGTATGCGTTATACATAAATGGTTCCCTTACCCTAAAATTCTTTGATTTTGGTCAATTCTTGAAGTCTTACTAGGGAGTCTTTTATTCTGAGTCTAGTGCATCAAAATAAAAGAAGGTTATTTAATTTTACCTAGTTTATTTCTAAAATAAACACAAAAATCCTGCACTTTAATAAGATAAAATGCAAGATTTACAGTAACTAAGTGAATGACCAACTTTCCTTTTTATTCGTAATTTTTTTGAAGGAGAGAATAGAATTAAAATGCGACTATCGATTAAATTGGTTACCGTTGCCCATTCTACTTCTCATACCATTGCCAAAACCTAATCCTTGGCGATTCGAGTTATTTGGTCCTGTTCCATCGCAATTTTCGCTGTTTTGCTTCATACGAATATAGTATTCATCTGCTTCTTCTTGGGTAAGGCTTCCATCTGCTACTCTTTGGCTTAATAGCTCTTTTTTACTTTCAAGCATTTCTTCTTTGAATTCCCCTAGGACACCTTTCTCAGCAGCAATTTCTCCAAAAGTCTTATCAACCTTTTGTTCGTATAACTCATCAACTGAGATACCTGTAATTTGTGATAGTTTCTCTGCTGGTGAGAATGTGTTTCCAGCAAAAGCTACTCCTAAGCTAGAAGTAAAAACTACTGTAGCAGCTCCGATAGTTAAAAGAATCTTTTTTGATTTTTTCATCTTTTTTCTCCTTTAATTTACATTTTAGAAAGCTTCTCACTTTCTTTATTTAAATTATACCCATAAAATATGTCAGAAATATGGCTAAGATAATTCTTTCCTCACGCTATGGAGATAAATTAATTTGATAGTGTTCATTTCAATTCAAAGAGAAGAAAATGCAATTATATTTCTATCTTAATACTAGTTTGACTGTTCTAGGCACAGTAATTATAAATTACTATTTTAATAGGTGGATTATCAAAACGAATTTTATCATAAATGATAAATAATAAATTATCATCTGCTTTATGATGTGCAGTACATATCATTTATATTTTTGTAATAAGACATATAATGTTTGATTTCGACAATTGTCTTTGTTGCACGAATGGAATATAATCAAATAAAGCAAGAAGGGGGTCGAATATGGATATTATAGTATGTATGAAATTAGTTCCAAACATCGCACACATGACCTTCAATCCTAAAACCATGCGTTTGGAGCGACATGAGATACTATGTTTAATTAACCCGGCAGACATTAACGCATTGGAATGTGCATTGAATATGAAAAAAAAGACTAAGAGTCACGAGGGTCATGAAATTTGTGAAATTTTGGGTCATTTTTTATTATTAGATACGAGCGCCTGTTTGAATGTGTTTTCTTACAGGATATAATAATATGTGAAAATTATTTCCCAATATTGTAATACGACTAGGAATTTGCTTTATTCCGCAAATACCTAGTCGTGTAAATTTAAGTTACCACACAAAACCCTACAATGGAAGGGTGACTTGACAGTAAAAAACCAGCGTAAACAACTCTTTCTATTTGAAACTTTCCATGTGTTTTCTACTCTTGGAAGATTAATGTAGTTAATCTTCTTGGGACTTATAAGTTCAGCTTAAATCAAAATTAATTTGAATTTATACTAAAATCCGATGATACATTTATCGGTGTCTGTCTTTCTAATTCTCCTGCCCACTCGAAAGCCTTTTTAGCTATGATAACTGCGATAATCTCATTTATTACAGCCGCAGCCGCAATTGTTCCTTGGAGTATCGCTGCAGAAGTAGGATCAAAAGTACTTAATGTTGTAGCCGCAATGCCTGTGAAGACAAGTGAAACACCAGAATGAGGTAATAGTGTGAGTCCTAAATATTTTTCCACAGTTTTTGGCAAACCTGTCATTTTCGCTCCTAAAAATGCACCTGCATATTTACCTGTTGCCCTTGATATAATGTATACTACTGTAAATATTCCTGCACCTAAAATTAAATGGTAATCAAGCGGTGCACCTAGATTTAAGATAACAATCATCAAAGAGAGTTCAAGGATTGGATTGAAAGCATTCATTATTTCTGACAATCTTTCTTCAGATACAATATTAGCAAAAGTGGCAGAGAAAGCCATACCTATTAACATAAAATTCAGAATTGGTTCTTCTAAAATCAGGTTATTAAATACAAGTCCTACACTTGAAACTAGTAATAAAAGTATAACCGTAATCATTAAGGTTGTACTTCTAGAACGCTCTTTTTTTAAGATAATCCCTCCGAATAATCCGACTGCTACTCCAATAGCAAGTGGTAATATTATCATTATAGCCAGCATCAGATATAGTGGTGTTGATTTTTCTGCATTAGCAGCAGTAATAAAGGTAGTAATGCTGAAAAATACAATAATTGCAACAATATCATCAAGGGCTGCCATAGGAATTAAAGTTCTCGTTACTGGACCTTCTGCTTTAAATTCTTTAACTATAGATAAAGCTGGTGCAGGGGCTGTTGCAAGTGCAATTCCTCCAAAAATAAGTGCCACATAAAGCGGTACATTAGTAAAATAAAAAATTGTTCCAAAAAATAATGTTACCACTAAAAATGTCGTAATAGATTGGAAAATGGTCGTTATTACAATTTGTTTCCCCGATCGTTTGAGCTCTTTCCACACAAGTTCAGTACCAATCATAAGACCCATAGCGCACTCAAAAATACTTAAAATAATTTGATACCAACTAGCACTTAACAGTTCATCACTTATTATACCCACTGCATAAGGTCCTATAATCATACCTGTTAAGAGCCATCCTAAAATAGCAGGTAGCTTTATCTTTGATACAAATTTACCCATAAAAAATGCAATAGAAATTCCTATCAGAAGCCTTAGTATTAGTAAATTCATTATTCTGTTTCCTCCTTTGCTATCCCATAAAACATAATTTTTAATAACTTCCCTAATTTAAGCTCGTGTTCATCAAATAACTTCGTAAAATCTCCATAAGTTTTATTTTGAAAGTGAAAATTAAATGATTCTTGAAATATAAGAAAATATTCAATTGCTTCTTCGTGGCAAACATAACTTTTAAGATTCACATTTTTAAGAACTTGTTCATAAAAATTGATATTGAATTTATCTAGTCCAACTTTTATTTCCTTTATTCTCTCTACTAAGTGCTTAGGTGGCTGTAATAAAGCGTTTGTAAATATATTGCTAAAATCAGGATTTGCTTTAAAGAATTGATGACGTAAATCAAGATACTTCTCAATACCCTGTTCAACATTATTGAAGGTTATCTTTTCACTATTAAGGAAAGTAGTTAACCTATCAAAGCATTCAGTAACACAAACCAGATATAGCTCATCTTTATCTTTAAAATAATGATAAATAATTCCTTTTGATATATTACCATTTTTGCAAATAGCATTTAAGGATGCTTCTGTATAGCTATTAACCCCGAATTCAGCTATAGCACTACTAATTATCTGTTGTCTCTTTAGCATGTTTTTTTCTTCTCGCTTCATCTTTTTCACCTCTGTATATTTCAGACCAATCGGTCAATAATATCACCTTATCATAATTAGACTACGTGGTCAATAAAAAACCCATAACATATTAGTCTGAGGCAACATAAATCTCACTTTATTACAGGCATATGCAGGTAGATATGGCCATATGAGGATGGTGACCTTTTGATATGCCTTCATTCTGCCATACTATCTCACCTTCATAATCCATATTATGAAACAATAGCTAAGTGTTGTCATCGAATTAGGCTAGTAGTGCCAGCTTATAGAAGGTCCACAAGCTGATTTGGAATGTTTTTTGAATCACATTATTACTGATTTAGAGACTTAAGCAATGGTTATTGAGGGACTTCTATCAAAATATATAAAGGACTTACCAGCGTAGGATTGTTAAATAAAATATCTCCAACTACACAAGAGTAGCTGGAGATATAGAAAACTGTTTTTTCACTTGTCTACTTGACAGGGAACAGTTCGCTTCTTGTTATTCATAAAATTTCCGCAATATTTGAGGAAGGCACATGAAAGAACGTTTTGCTAAAACTTGAGGAGGACTTTCCATTCCACGACTCGTTAGCGACGCGACTTTTTGAGTCAAGTTTTAGAGTTTGGTCAGATAAATATTGCATTTGAAAGAGGTTACTTGATGCATTATAAAATCTTCCACTATTTTTTTATGATGGTAGAAAAAAGAGGCAGTAATCTTAATCTTCAAACGGGTTACTATGCATTTTAAAGCTCAAATCCGGCACAAAAAACTTCACTAAAAATATACTATATGAGGCTGAATACTCTCGTGAATTTCTAAAATACCAAAAGAATAATTTTTGTTTCGTCTTTTGTCTGTTGGCGAGCCTGGGTTAAATAGTAAAATGTCGTTATAGAGCTGTGATAATGGCATATGGCTGTGCCCGAAAATAATGCAGTTTACTTCGTCCTCTTGAAAACATTTTATTACACGGTCTATGGTTTT
It encodes:
- a CDS encoding energy-coupling factor ABC transporter permease; the protein is MHMADALITPIVGGAMWATSTGVASYSVKKVQQDLDEKKIPLMGIMGAFVFAAQMINFTIPGTGSSGHIGGGILLAILLGPHAGFITMASILAIQALFFADGGLLALGANIFNLGFYTCYLAYPLIYKNIVKKEMTKTRIFVGSFLSAIIGLQFGAFSVVLETLFSGKTELPFNIFVLMMQPIHLAIGIVEGLLTAAVVTFVWNARPEILQSSSVKISNGVSYKKVMVILLCATVFIGGILSWYASSNPDGLEWSIENVMGTPELETSGGIYDTLSNLQEKTAFLPDYSFKIDSEAKIESNSPINGGTSLSGIVGILLTLAFATSIGLISYRY
- the cbiQ gene encoding cobalt ECF transporter T component CbiQ; translation: MANIGNSTYELRYLDELSQKDTLVHNIHPLIKLIVSLSYIVLAVSYGKYDIMGLLPLIIYPIIIFNLGDIPFLPIAKRTLIVLPLVLGLGIFNPIMDRNLVTLFGNFSLIGGWLSYITLIIKSLLTVVSALLLISTTGIEKIIQAMSQIKISKIIVMQFLLTYRYISVLLEEITNIWTAYSLRAPAQKGIHYQSWGPLLGQLLIRSYDRAQRIYNGMVLRGFNGDFYRLNNNKLLFKDITYGVLWILFFLLVRFYNIPMLLGSIMTGV
- a CDS encoding TetR/AcrR family transcriptional regulator, which translates into the protein MKREEKNMLKRQQIISSAIAEFGVNSYTEASLNAICKNGNISKGIIYHYFKDKDELYLVCVTECFDRLTTFLNSEKITFNNVEQGIEKYLDLRHQFFKANPDFSNIFTNALLQPPKHLVERIKEIKVGLDKFNINFYEQVLKNVNLKSYVCHEEAIEYFLIFQESFNFHFQNKTYGDFTKLFDEHELKLGKLLKIMFYGIAKEETE
- a CDS encoding energy-coupling factor ABC transporter ATP-binding protein yields the protein MSHHKIILEDVYYTYPDGKKALNGISFEIHHGESVAIVGANGAGKSTLLLSLVGILFPDSGNIVIGDVPVTKETLSLIRQKVGFTFQNADDQLFNATVYDDVAFGPRNYKLPESEVERRVLLALETVGVSHLKDRPPYKLSGGEKRCVSIAAVLSMEPDILLMDEPSSALDPKSRRRLINLLNNFKHTRIITTHDLDMVLDVCDRTIVLGNGRIMADGPTEVILNNEKLLDECCLEKPFSLQNCSICSKKK
- a CDS encoding cation:proton antiporter, with product MNLLILRLLIGISIAFFMGKFVSKIKLPAILGWLLTGMIIGPYAVGIISDELLSASWYQIILSIFECAMGLMIGTELVWKELKRSGKQIVITTIFQSITTFLVVTLFFGTIFYFTNVPLYVALIFGGIALATAPAPALSIVKEFKAEGPVTRTLIPMAALDDIVAIIVFFSITTFITAANAEKSTPLYLMLAIMIILPLAIGVAVGLFGGIILKKERSRSTTLMITVILLLLVSSVGLVFNNLILEEPILNFMLIGMAFSATFANIVSEERLSEIMNAFNPILELSLMIVILNLGAPLDYHLILGAGIFTVVYIISRATGKYAGAFLGAKMTGLPKTVEKYLGLTLLPHSGVSLVFTGIAATTLSTFDPTSAAILQGTIAAAAVINEIIAVIIAKKAFEWAGELERQTPINVSSDFSINSN
- a CDS encoding metallophosphoesterase family protein, whose translation is KTIDRVIKCFQEDEVNCIIFGHSHMPLSQLYNDILLFNPGSPTDKRRNKNYSFGILEIHESIQPHIVYF